The Lynx canadensis isolate LIC74 chromosome D1, mLynCan4.pri.v2, whole genome shotgun sequence genome has a segment encoding these proteins:
- the LOC115525740 gene encoding LOW QUALITY PROTEIN: ELL-associated factor 2-like (The sequence of the model RefSeq protein was modified relative to this genomic sequence to represent the inferred CDS: inserted 1 base in 1 codon), translating to MRNLARTPNLIKHSPSEDGLSXASPMEDFERELKAEASLMDYISSRDSSSDSKSSSSSGSEDSSSDSDNEDYRSSPSEPGNCISGHPVMSAMPQCRIPDMDAGLNRSHENSGLLMSTLRNDLQLNESGSDSDDGRNFQKLTSHM from the exons ATGCGGAATTTAGCTAGGACTCCTAATCTTATAAAACATTCCCCTTCTGAAGATGGACTGT TAGCATCTCCAATGGAAGATTTTGAAAGAGAACTGAAGGCAGAAGCTAGTCTAATGGACTACATAAGTAGTCGTGATAGTTCATCTGATTCTAAAAGTTCATCATCTTCAGGTAGTGAGGATAGTTCCAGTGACTCAGACAATGAAGACTACAGGTCCTCTCCTTCTGAGCCAGGAAATTGTATCTCAGGACATCCTGTCATGTCTGCCATGCCACAGTGCAGGATTCCTGATATGGATGCTGGCCTGAATAGATCTCATGAGAACAGTGGCCTTCTGATGAGTACTTTAAGAAATGATTTGCAGCTGAATGAATCAGGAAGTGACAGTGATGATGGAAGAAACTTTCAGAAACTTACATCCCACATGTAA